One genomic region from Cydia splendana unplaced genomic scaffold, ilCydSple1.2 scaffold_97_ctg1, whole genome shotgun sequence encodes:
- the LOC134805979 gene encoding uncharacterized protein LOC134805979, giving the protein MPVIKVSDKEKLRLMSYVERSIPVQIAFRTWELYEYPILPASQRHIWCIKTSTQLEKPRYLIVGFQTDRRNDKTKDMSIFDHCNLTNCRVYLNAQYYPYDPFSAEFKTNNYALLYDAFTNFQRSYYNRDHTSPQVNYAHYKTQSPLIVIDASRQCDSYNSGAGAIDIKLEMEFKENMPSNTTAYCLIINDSLFEYNALTISLDGRGDGGAGERRISLAPSAAHRRLTRCKADATGSVARGSPHSPPVPVV; this is encoded by the exons ATGCCAGTCATAAAAGTATCTGATAAGGAGAAACTGCGTTTAATGTCGTATGTTGAGAGGAGCATACCGGTTCAGATAGCGTTCCGTACATGGGAACTGTACGAATATCCCATACTACCTGCCTCACAACGTCATATTTGGTGCATCAAGACTAGCACTCAGCTGGAGAAACCTCGCTACCTCATTGTTGGTTTCCAAACGGATCGTAGAAATGACAAGACCAAAGATATGAGCATATTCGACCACTGTAATCTTACCAATTGCAGGGTGTATTTGAACGCACAGTATTATCCATACGATCCCTTTTCGGCCGAATTTAAAACCAACAACTATGCGCTCTTATATGACGCATTTACCAATTTCCAACGGTCGTACTACAACCGTGATCATACCAGCCCTCAAGTGAATTATGCTCATTACAAGACACAGTCTCCATTAATAGTCATCGACGCGTCAAGACAGTGTGACAGCTACAACTCGGGAGCTGGTGCTATTGATATTAAATTGGAAATGGAGTTTAAGGAGAATATGCCTTCTAACACCACGGCATACTGTCTAATTATCAACGATTCACTGTTTGAGTACAACGCTCTCACTA TAAGTCTAGACGGCCGAGGCGACGGCGGAGCGGGCGAGAGAAGAATTTCCCTCGCCCCCTCCGCCGCGCACCGCAGACTCACGCGCTGCAAGGCTGACGCAACTGGCTCAGTTGCACGTGGCTCGCCGCACAGCCCACCCGTTCCCGTCGTCTGA